Proteins from a single region of Paenibacillus sp. BIHB 4019:
- a CDS encoding MarR family transcriptional regulator, whose product MEKHQLNKQYVYELLIKLLHQMEQFEQNEGSQFLKELRNSLELDTQINMTEIHTISCIGQHEPLNLTTIADKMALSKGNVSKVTTRLLKNGWVRRTQLNDNKKEVFFRLTTPGKQLYAIHEEIHDKAQAQFMGILHAYSEAELEVVKRFLLDLIGFYEQSITKITEQT is encoded by the coding sequence ATGGAAAAACACCAGTTGAACAAGCAATATGTCTATGAGCTGCTGATTAAGCTGCTGCATCAGATGGAGCAGTTTGAGCAGAATGAGGGCAGCCAGTTTCTAAAGGAGCTGCGCAACAGCCTTGAATTGGATACGCAGATTAATATGACGGAAATTCATACGATTTCCTGCATCGGGCAACACGAGCCGCTTAATTTGACAACAATTGCCGATAAAATGGCGCTTAGCAAAGGAAACGTCTCCAAGGTGACGACCCGGCTTTTGAAAAACGGCTGGGTACGCAGAACACAATTAAATGACAACAAAAAGGAAGTTTTTTTTCGTCTGACTACGCCGGGCAAGCAGCTGTATGCCATTCATGAAGAGATACATGATAAGGCGCAAGCGCAATTTATGGGGATTTTGCATGCCTATAGCGAGGCCGAGCTTGAAGTGGTCAAGCGGTTTCTGCTGGATTTGATCGGTTTCTATGAGCAAAGCATTACAAAGATAACGGAGCAAACATGA
- a CDS encoding ABC transporter permease: protein MRNYVLKRLGLAVVTLLVILLALFLMLELMPGSPFNDEKITQAQRAVLDAKYGLDQPVFNRFVHYIKAMLSGDFGVSYVIQKNMPISAMLEARLPVSIQIGFQAVLLGTVIGLLLGIIAALKHNSIADSLTTFVSVIGVSFPSYVFALALSYFLGWKLKWFPLLYSSASPFVSTVLPTIALSMFTIATVARFTRSEMIEVLSSEYIRLSESKGVGSARLIIVHALRNALIPIITVLAPLVVALMTGSLVIEQIFAIPGIGSLLVTAIQINDYNVIIAVSFLYSIMFIAIMLAVDILYGVIDPRIRLAKGEKHG from the coding sequence TTGAGAAACTATGTGTTAAAAAGATTAGGCTTAGCCGTTGTGACGCTGCTCGTTATTTTGCTGGCTCTCTTCCTTATGCTGGAGCTTATGCCGGGCTCGCCATTTAACGATGAGAAAATTACCCAGGCGCAGCGGGCGGTGCTGGATGCCAAATATGGCCTTGACCAGCCCGTGTTTAATCGCTTCGTCCATTATATTAAAGCGATGCTGAGCGGTGATTTCGGCGTTTCCTATGTCATTCAGAAAAATATGCCGATTTCCGCCATGCTGGAGGCGCGCCTGCCCGTATCCATCCAAATCGGGTTTCAGGCCGTTCTGCTGGGAACGGTGATTGGATTGCTTCTCGGCATTATAGCCGCCCTTAAGCACAATAGCATTGCCGACAGCTTGACAACTTTTGTATCAGTCATTGGTGTCAGTTTTCCCTCTTATGTATTTGCCCTCGCCCTGTCGTATTTTTTGGGATGGAAGCTCAAGTGGTTTCCGCTCTTGTATAGCTCTGCATCACCGTTTGTGTCTACCGTGCTGCCAACGATCGCCCTTTCGATGTTTACGATTGCGACCGTTGCCCGTTTTACTCGCTCTGAAATGATCGAAGTGCTTAGCTCAGAATACATACGGCTATCGGAGAGCAAAGGAGTGGGTAGCGCGAGGCTGATTATCGTTCATGCGCTGCGTAATGCGCTCATTCCCATTATTACGGTGCTGGCGCCGCTCGTTGTCGCTTTAATGACCGGCAGTCTCGTTATTGAGCAGATTTTCGCCATTCCCGGCATCGGCAGCTTGCTCGTGACGGCGATTCAAATCAATGACTACAACGTCATCATCGCCGTATCCTTCCTTTACAGCATAATGTTTATTGCAATTATGCTGGCTGTAGATATTTTATATGGCGTTATCGATCCGCGCATTCGTTTGGCTAAGGGGGAGAAGCATGGGTAA
- a CDS encoding peptide ABC transporter substrate-binding protein has translation MGKVKVAFCMFAVILMLVGCTSAKTSTTAPAASGEPSASASPEASTGGAKVINLGKDVELASMDSAIATDGLSFEVIAATIEGLYTIDTDGVPQFAMAEKADLSEDGLSYTFTIRDAKWSNGTPVTAKDFEFAWKRLVSPETASEYSFIMGVAGVKNADAIVAGEKGIEELGVKAVDETTLTVELDRPVAFFTSLMAFPSFYPINEAFYNEKGTEYALTADALLANGPFKMKTWEVGGTAFYLEKNADYFDAGHIQVDGLNYKIIKDTQQSILAYENGDLDYVMLSGEQIANYQQSAEYHNIVAGYLWYLSPNLKVPGLENLNLRKALSLAYDKQAIVDEILKDGSIVADFAVPTLLATGPDGKDYRETAENYPGTDKTEALKYWEKAKEELGTEAIELELLFEDTESATLVAQFIQSEIETALPGVSFVLKSQPKKNRIELMQQGNYEVGLTRWGPDYADPMTYLDMWTMGSPNNYGLWEDRTYDELVNRASKGDLASKPAERWDVLKQAEAIVMDQAVIFPVYQKGNAVLIKPEVTGIEFHSVGVNVFYKSANKS, from the coding sequence TTGGGAAAAGTAAAGGTAGCGTTTTGCATGTTCGCGGTCATTTTGATGCTGGTTGGTTGTACAAGCGCGAAGACAAGTACGACTGCGCCGGCAGCTTCTGGCGAGCCGTCTGCTAGTGCCTCGCCAGAAGCGAGCACGGGTGGAGCGAAGGTGATTAATCTCGGCAAGGATGTAGAGCTAGCTTCTATGGACTCGGCTATTGCAACGGACGGCTTATCTTTTGAAGTCATTGCGGCGACGATTGAAGGGCTGTATACGATTGATACCGATGGCGTGCCGCAATTCGCAATGGCAGAAAAGGCAGATTTGAGCGAGGACGGCTTGAGCTATACTTTTACGATTCGAGATGCAAAATGGTCCAACGGGACGCCAGTTACGGCGAAGGATTTTGAGTTCGCCTGGAAACGGCTGGTAAGCCCCGAAACAGCGAGTGAGTACAGCTTCATTATGGGCGTTGCCGGCGTCAAAAATGCCGATGCCATCGTTGCCGGCGAGAAGGGCATCGAGGAGTTGGGCGTAAAAGCGGTGGATGAAACAACGCTGACCGTAGAGCTGGATCGTCCCGTCGCATTTTTCACTTCTTTGATGGCTTTTCCTTCTTTTTATCCAATCAATGAGGCGTTTTATAACGAAAAAGGTACTGAATACGCTTTGACTGCGGATGCATTGCTTGCAAACGGCCCCTTCAAAATGAAAACGTGGGAAGTGGGCGGCACGGCCTTTTACTTAGAGAAAAATGCAGATTATTTTGATGCTGGCCATATCCAAGTGGATGGACTGAACTACAAAATTATTAAAGATACACAGCAATCGATTCTGGCTTATGAAAATGGCGATCTCGATTATGTCATGCTGTCCGGCGAGCAAATTGCAAACTACCAGCAAAGCGCGGAATATCATAACATCGTGGCAGGCTATCTTTGGTATTTATCGCCTAATCTGAAGGTGCCGGGCCTCGAAAACTTGAATTTGCGCAAGGCGCTATCGCTTGCTTACGACAAACAAGCGATTGTCGATGAAATATTGAAGGATGGCTCGATTGTGGCCGATTTCGCTGTTCCGACGCTGCTGGCGACGGGGCCGGACGGCAAGGATTACCGGGAAACAGCCGAAAATTATCCGGGGACGGATAAAACCGAAGCGCTGAAATATTGGGAGAAAGCGAAGGAGGAGCTTGGAACGGAGGCTATTGAGCTGGAGCTGCTGTTCGAGGATACGGAATCCGCTACGCTCGTCGCCCAGTTCATTCAATCCGAAATTGAAACGGCGCTGCCGGGTGTAAGCTTTGTACTTAAGTCCCAGCCGAAGAAAAACAGGATAGAGCTTATGCAGCAGGGAAATTATGAGGTCGGCCTGACGAGATGGGGCCCGGATTATGCCGATCCGATGACATATCTTGATATGTGGACGATGGGCAGCCCGAACAACTACGGCTTATGGGAAGATAGAACGTACGATGAGCTTGTGAATCGGGCGAGCAAGGGAGACCTGGCCAGCAAGCCAGCTGAAAGATGGGACGTGCTGAAACAAGCGGAAGCCATCGTCATGGATCAGGCCGTCATTTTCCCTGTGTATCAGAAGGGCAATGCGGTATTAATTAAGCCGGAAGTAACCGGCATTGAATTTCATTCGGTGGGTGTCAACGTCTTCTACAAAAGTGCTAATAAAAGCTAA
- a CDS encoding peptide ABC transporter substrate-binding protein translates to MKKVKITIVLFSVLLLLAGCTSAKQGAGTTPASAESSSAPSESVTPEASPSALKVLNLGKDVELASMDSAIATDGLSFEVIAATTEGLYTIDEDRVAQLALAEKVDLSEDGLHYTFTLREAKWSNGTPVTAHDFEFAWKRLVNPETASEYSFIAGVAGLKNADAIIAGEKSFDELGVKAVDDKTLTVELERPIPFFNSVIAFPSFFPVNEAFLKEKGTEYALTPEALLANGPFKLKTWEVGGTTFYLEKNNDYYDAASVKLDGLNYKIIKDTQQSVLAYENGDIDYVALSGEQIANYQQSPEYHSVLTGFLWYLSPNQKVPGLENVNLRKALSLAYDKTAVVDEILKDGSIVADFAVPQFLATGPDGKDFRETAGSYPSGNKEEALQYWEKAKAELGVDAIELELLFEDTESATLVSQFIQSEIETALPGVTFALKSQPKKNRVELMYNGEYEVGLTRWGPDYNDPMTYLAMWTTDNPNNFGKWSEKAYDELADRVSRGDLASKPEERWEALKQLEAKVLEEAVIFPVYQKGNAILIKPEVSGVNLGAIGGSISYKLADKQ, encoded by the coding sequence TTGAAAAAAGTAAAGATAACAATCGTCCTATTTTCGGTCCTTTTATTATTAGCAGGCTGCACAAGCGCAAAGCAGGGCGCGGGTACGACGCCAGCTTCAGCTGAAAGCTCTAGTGCCCCTTCAGAGAGCGTGACGCCAGAAGCGAGTCCTTCAGCGCTGAAGGTGCTTAATTTGGGAAAAGATGTGGAGCTTGCGTCGATGGATTCCGCCATTGCGACAGACGGTCTGTCCTTTGAAGTGATTGCCGCTACAACAGAGGGCTTGTATACGATTGATGAGGATCGCGTGGCCCAGCTGGCTTTAGCTGAAAAGGTAGATTTGAGCGAGGATGGCCTGCATTATACGTTTACGCTGCGAGAGGCGAAGTGGTCCAATGGCACTCCGGTTACAGCGCATGATTTTGAATTTGCATGGAAGCGCCTTGTTAATCCGGAAACGGCTAGTGAATACAGCTTCATCGCAGGAGTAGCCGGTTTGAAAAATGCCGATGCCATCATTGCCGGAGAGAAAAGCTTCGATGAGCTTGGCGTAAAGGCTGTTGATGACAAGACGCTGACGGTGGAGCTTGAACGCCCCATTCCTTTCTTTAACTCTGTAATTGCTTTTCCTTCTTTCTTTCCTGTAAATGAAGCCTTCTTGAAGGAGAAAGGCACGGAATATGCATTGACTCCAGAAGCGCTGCTGGCCAATGGCCCGTTCAAGCTGAAAACCTGGGAGGTCGGCGGAACAACCTTTTATTTGGAAAAAAATAATGACTACTACGATGCAGCCAGTGTGAAACTGGATGGCCTGAACTATAAAATTATTAAAGATACCCAGCAATCTGTCCTCGCCTACGAAAATGGAGACATCGATTATGTCGCCCTCTCTGGCGAACAAATTGCAAACTATCAGCAAAGTCCGGAATACCATAGCGTGCTGACAGGCTTCTTATGGTATTTGTCACCGAACCAGAAGGTTCCTGGTCTTGAAAATGTGAATTTGCGCAAAGCGCTCTCGCTTGCTTATGACAAAACAGCGGTCGTCGATGAGATATTGAAGGATGGCTCCATCGTAGCAGACTTTGCCGTTCCGCAGTTTCTAGCGACCGGGCCAGATGGGAAGGACTTTAGGGAAACAGCAGGCAGCTATCCATCAGGCAATAAAGAAGAAGCACTGCAATATTGGGAAAAAGCGAAAGCCGAGCTTGGCGTTGATGCCATTGAGCTGGAGCTGCTGTTCGAGGATACAGAATCCGCGACGCTGGTGTCGCAGTTCATTCAATCGGAAATTGAGACAGCGCTGCCCGGCGTAACCTTCGCGCTCAAGTCCCAGCCGAAGAAAAATCGCGTCGAGCTGATGTACAACGGCGAATATGAAGTGGGCCTGACCAGATGGGGGCCAGATTATAACGATCCGATGACCTATTTGGCGATGTGGACGACAGACAATCCGAACAATTTTGGCAAATGGAGCGAGAAAGCCTATGATGAGCTTGCGGATCGGGTGAGCAGAGGCGATCTGGCCAGCAAGCCTGAGGAACGGTGGGAAGCGTTAAAGCAGCTGGAAGCGAAAGTGCTGGAGGAAGCGGTTATCTTCCCTGTATATCAGAAGGGCAACGCTATTTTAATTAAACCAGAGGTAAGTGGAGTTAATCTTGGCGCTATAGGTGGCAGCATTTCTTACAAATTAGCTGATAAACAATAA
- a CDS encoding monooxygenase: MNYGVIVVGGGPVGLMVASELALANVKVCLLERLQETTPYSRALTIHPRTLEILDMRGMTPELLERGRPIPRGHFAGLPTPLDFSILDSASNYTLFLAQSETEKLLEERAKVLGVAIFRETEVKSIRQHDEGVEVTAIGAEGEYRLTAEYAVGADGGGSLVRKQLGIAFLGTDATFTGMLGDVKLPDLEPGKTVSQFTEQGGIMIVPVTEHIYRVIVFDNERMAIAKDEPVTLDELKSSMLRVYGQDFGIREAQWLSRFGNATRQAEHFSKNRVFLAGDAAHIHLPAGGQGMNVGLQEAVNLGWKLAAKLNGWAPDWLLDSYHEERYPVSTALLRNTEAQALLIRQLPGVMELRKLMASLLQIPEANALLSDQISAFNVGYAPDPHSPSHALNGRRFSELTLRLESGSLLKSYKLMHAGSYVLLHLAGDSQFGELVDWEKYGHVEGVQASIAEAGTGWENVHTALIRPDGYIAWAIDRTETAPLEAVNAGLARWCEPG, encoded by the coding sequence ATGAATTATGGCGTAATTGTGGTAGGAGGTGGACCGGTCGGCTTGATGGTAGCCTCTGAACTGGCATTAGCTAATGTAAAAGTGTGCTTGTTGGAGCGTTTGCAGGAAACAACGCCTTATTCCCGGGCATTAACCATTCATCCTCGCACATTGGAGATTTTAGATATGCGAGGCATGACGCCGGAACTGCTGGAGAGGGGGAGACCGATTCCAAGAGGGCATTTTGCCGGCCTCCCGACGCCGTTGGATTTTTCAATTTTGGATTCAGCCTCGAACTATACATTGTTTCTGGCGCAAAGTGAAACCGAGAAGCTGCTGGAGGAACGGGCAAAAGTGCTAGGGGTAGCTATTTTCCGGGAAACGGAAGTGAAATCGATCCGCCAGCACGATGAAGGTGTTGAAGTGACGGCGATAGGAGCGGAAGGGGAATATAGGCTGACTGCTGAATACGCTGTGGGTGCTGATGGCGGGGGGAGCCTTGTCCGCAAACAACTGGGGATCGCCTTTCTAGGAACGGATGCTACTTTTACCGGCATGCTTGGAGACGTCAAATTGCCAGATCTTGAGCCAGGCAAAACCGTATCCCAATTTACGGAGCAGGGCGGCATCATGATTGTACCCGTGACTGAGCACATTTACCGGGTTATTGTGTTTGATAACGAGCGGATGGCGATTGCTAAAGATGAACCCGTAACACTGGATGAGCTGAAGTCCAGCATGCTGCGTGTTTATGGACAAGATTTTGGTATTCGAGAAGCGCAGTGGCTCTCGCGATTCGGCAATGCAACTCGCCAGGCTGAGCATTTTAGCAAAAACCGGGTTTTCCTGGCCGGTGATGCGGCGCATATTCATCTCCCAGCAGGAGGGCAGGGGATGAATGTCGGTTTGCAGGAGGCTGTGAATTTGGGCTGGAAGCTGGCTGCCAAGCTGAATGGCTGGGCCCCGGACTGGCTTTTGGATAGCTATCATGAGGAACGTTATCCTGTCAGCACGGCGCTGCTCCGCAATACCGAAGCGCAGGCTCTATTGATTAGACAGCTTCCGGGCGTAATGGAGCTCAGAAAGCTAATGGCATCCCTTCTGCAAATTCCCGAAGCCAATGCGCTGCTGTCTGACCAAATTTCAGCCTTTAATGTGGGCTATGCGCCTGACCCGCACTCTCCTTCGCATGCCCTGAATGGACGCCGATTCTCGGAGCTTACGTTGAGGCTGGAGAGCGGCTCTCTTCTGAAATCCTACAAGCTCATGCATGCTGGCTCCTATGTATTGCTTCACCTTGCTGGTGATTCCCAATTTGGCGAGCTAGTCGATTGGGAGAAATATGGGCATGTGGAAGGCGTGCAAGCTTCTATAGCTGAAGCGGGTACCGGTTGGGAAAATGTCCATACGGCATTGATTCGCCCAGATGGCTATATTGCGTGGGCGATTGACCGTACAGAAACGGCGCCGCTGGAGGCGGTCAATGCAGGACTTGCCCGCTGGTGTGAGCCTGGTTAA
- a CDS encoding nitroreductase, whose amino-acid sequence MSIAVTIRERRSIRHFNEKPLAPDMLLQLLNDAVWAPNHGLREPWRFIVAERMEAKAKLVDLMMESMGHMKRLKLMPGKLKQMMMQHYSKTPAFLIVVMKADKDAHKQEEDYGAVSCLIQNFQLLAWEQRIGMVWSTLECIHSPIFSEGLGVKADERIVGILLMGYYDKIPKAKSRTPAEKKLTIL is encoded by the coding sequence ATGAGCATTGCCGTTACAATTCGTGAAAGGCGGAGCATTCGGCACTTTAACGAAAAGCCGCTTGCGCCAGATATGCTGCTCCAATTGTTAAATGATGCTGTGTGGGCACCCAATCATGGGCTTAGGGAGCCTTGGCGCTTTATTGTAGCCGAGCGTATGGAGGCAAAAGCCAAGCTGGTCGACCTAATGATGGAGTCGATGGGCCATATGAAACGTCTTAAGCTAATGCCTGGAAAGCTGAAGCAAATGATGATGCAGCATTACAGCAAAACCCCTGCATTTTTAATTGTTGTGATGAAAGCGGACAAGGATGCGCATAAGCAAGAGGAGGATTATGGAGCCGTCAGTTGCCTCATTCAAAACTTTCAACTATTGGCTTGGGAGCAAAGGATCGGGATGGTTTGGTCGACGCTCGAATGTATTCATTCTCCTATATTTTCTGAAGGACTAGGTGTCAAAGCGGATGAGCGTATTGTTGGGATATTGCTAATGGGCTATTACGATAAAATTCCGAAAGCAAAGTCGCGTACTCCTGCTGAAAAGAAGCTGACCATCCTGTAA
- a CDS encoding sugar ABC transporter permease, whose protein sequence is MKRLYKNNLVTFTFLIPALLFFSLVVIFPFFRGLNIAFTNWDGISPTYDYVGLRNLKLLFSDTDAIEPIKNTLFFAFSTTFLVNVLGLLLAVALNTKFKGVNLLKTFIFMPMVISLVLASIIWRYIYSDIYPILFHTDSGLLGNPSTVMLGIVIIAVWKEVGLAMVIYYAGLQTIPKDMYESARIDGAGIVQQFRSITIPLLMPAFTYCIPLWLGTGLRQFDYSMVATKGGPGTSSQTMAMYVYNYEFPYFKAGYGQMSAIVLFAFILFITVLVTGYFRRREVEY, encoded by the coding sequence ATGAAGAGACTATACAAAAACAACCTCGTAACCTTTACGTTCCTGATTCCGGCTCTTTTATTTTTTTCTTTAGTTGTCATTTTCCCCTTTTTCCGCGGGCTGAACATTGCGTTTACCAATTGGGATGGCATAAGCCCAACCTATGACTATGTTGGCTTGCGCAACCTCAAGCTGCTGTTCAGCGACACCGATGCTATCGAGCCGATTAAAAATACGTTGTTTTTCGCTTTTTCCACGACGTTTCTCGTCAACGTGTTGGGTCTGTTGCTAGCCGTGGCGCTCAATACCAAATTCAAAGGGGTCAACCTGTTAAAGACGTTCATATTTATGCCGATGGTCATCAGCCTTGTGTTGGCCTCCATTATTTGGCGCTATATTTACAGTGATATTTATCCGATTCTATTCCACACCGATAGCGGTCTGCTTGGCAATCCTTCAACTGTCATGCTGGGCATTGTCATCATTGCTGTCTGGAAAGAGGTAGGTCTTGCGATGGTCATCTATTATGCGGGCCTGCAAACCATTCCCAAAGACATGTATGAATCGGCCCGCATTGATGGAGCTGGCATCGTACAGCAGTTCCGCAGCATTACAATTCCATTGCTGATGCCTGCCTTTACGTACTGCATTCCTTTGTGGCTCGGTACGGGCTTGAGGCAATTCGATTATTCGATGGTTGCGACAAAAGGCGGTCCAGGAACGTCTTCCCAGACGATGGCTATGTATGTCTACAATTACGAATTCCCTTATTTCAAGGCAGGCTACGGGCAGATGTCCGCCATTGTGCTTTTCGCGTTCATTCTCTTTATTACCGTTCTCGTTACCGGCTATTTCCGCAGAAGGGAGGTGGAATATTGA
- the opp3C gene encoding oligopeptide ABC transporter permease, whose translation MGNPVQAYTGTGGDFELAGNSERAQIDHTYTSQSYGRDAFLRFKANKGAVFGLVIIIIISFFAAFGPMMNEHTYKSIHIKHKSLPPRIEGLEHFFIFNGVANGINAYEQKGLTDVYYIFGTDTLGRDLWTRTWEGTRISLYIAVIAVAVDMIIGMCYGLVSGYFGRSVDNAMQRFIEILSGIPNLVIVTLLIVVLKPGFVTITLALMITGWIGMSRVARAQILKLKEQEFVLASRTLGAGHFRIIFKDILPNIFGQIIIMSMFSVPSAIFTEAFLAFIGLGIPQPMASLGSLISESFKSMTIYPYMIVAPVLVLALLMLSFNLLADGLRDALDPKMKES comes from the coding sequence ATGGGTAATCCGGTTCAAGCTTATACAGGTACAGGTGGCGACTTCGAACTTGCTGGCAATAGCGAGCGCGCGCAAATCGATCATACTTATACGAGCCAGTCGTATGGGAGGGACGCTTTTCTGCGTTTTAAGGCGAATAAAGGTGCGGTTTTTGGCCTTGTCATTATTATTATCATTTCTTTTTTCGCCGCCTTTGGGCCGATGATGAATGAGCACACATATAAATCAATCCATATTAAGCATAAAAGCTTGCCCCCGCGCATTGAAGGGTTAGAGCACTTTTTTATTTTTAATGGGGTAGCCAATGGAATTAATGCTTATGAGCAAAAAGGGCTGACCGACGTCTATTATATTTTCGGCACCGATACGCTGGGGCGGGATTTATGGACCCGTACCTGGGAGGGAACGCGCATTTCCTTATACATTGCGGTAATTGCCGTTGCAGTAGATATGATTATTGGCATGTGCTATGGCCTTGTTTCCGGTTACTTCGGCCGTTCGGTTGACAATGCCATGCAGCGATTTATTGAAATTTTAAGTGGCATCCCGAATTTGGTCATAGTGACGCTGCTCATTGTCGTGCTGAAGCCGGGGTTTGTAACGATAACGCTCGCCTTAATGATTACAGGCTGGATTGGGATGAGCCGGGTAGCGAGGGCGCAAATTTTAAAGCTGAAGGAACAGGAGTTTGTGCTGGCGTCCCGAACGCTTGGGGCGGGTCATTTCCGGATTATTTTCAAAGATATTTTACCGAATATTTTTGGGCAGATCATTATTATGTCGATGTTTTCAGTTCCTAGCGCGATCTTTACTGAAGCTTTTCTGGCTTTTATCGGTCTGGGCATTCCTCAGCCCATGGCCTCGTTAGGCTCGCTGATTAGTGAAAGCTTCAAATCGATGACGATTTATCCGTATATGATTGTCGCTCCGGTCCTTGTGCTGGCGCTGCTGATGCTGAGCTTCAATCTGCTCGCAGACGGGCTGCGCGATGCGCTTGATCCGAAAATGAAAGAAAGCTAG
- a CDS encoding family 43 glycosylhydrolase, which yields MKDAANPVNTQLFPNPFIEQRADPWVYRHSDGYYYFTASVPEFDRIELRRAKGLTELAGSPPVVVWTKPDIGPMSALIWAPEIHFIEEKWYIYFAAAPSEEIVDGLFNHRMFVLENASSNPLEGEWTEKGQIRTAWDTFALDATSFSHKGKQFLVWAQKAPHVAGNSNLYISELENPWTLRGEQVLLTKPELPWEMIGFKVNEGPAVLERNGKLFITYSASATDHHYCMGLLTANADCDPLDAAAWSKSPQPVFQTSERTGQYGPGHSCFTVAEDEMEDVLVYHGRSYKEIVGNPLYDPNRHARIKKIDWDEDGNPVFGEPAADDPS from the coding sequence ATGAAAGATGCAGCTAATCCAGTAAATACACAGCTTTTTCCTAATCCCTTTATCGAACAAAGAGCGGACCCGTGGGTTTACCGGCATTCGGACGGGTATTATTATTTTACAGCATCCGTGCCTGAATTCGACCGAATTGAGCTGCGCAGGGCAAAGGGGCTGACGGAGCTTGCCGGAAGTCCGCCAGTCGTTGTATGGACGAAGCCGGACATAGGGCCAATGAGCGCTTTAATCTGGGCACCGGAAATCCATTTCATTGAAGAAAAATGGTACATCTATTTCGCGGCGGCGCCTTCGGAAGAAATCGTTGACGGCTTGTTCAACCATCGCATGTTTGTCCTTGAAAATGCTTCGTCCAATCCGCTGGAAGGCGAATGGACAGAGAAGGGTCAAATCCGCACCGCTTGGGATACGTTCGCGCTTGATGCGACCAGCTTCTCTCATAAAGGCAAGCAGTTTTTGGTTTGGGCGCAGAAAGCGCCGCATGTTGCAGGGAATTCCAATTTGTACATTTCAGAGCTGGAAAATCCATGGACGCTGCGCGGCGAGCAGGTGCTATTGACGAAGCCGGAGCTTCCATGGGAAATGATAGGCTTCAAGGTGAACGAAGGGCCAGCAGTGCTAGAGCGAAACGGCAAGCTGTTTATCACCTATTCCGCAAGCGCAACGGATCATCATTATTGCATGGGACTTCTGACAGCAAATGCGGACTGTGATCCGCTTGATGCGGCTGCTTGGAGCAAATCGCCACAGCCGGTGTTTCAGACGAGCGAGCGGACAGGACAATACGGACCTGGACATAGCTGCTTCACGGTTGCGGAGGACGAGATGGAGGATGTGCTTGTCTATCATGGCCGGAGTTATAAGGAGATTGTGGGCAATCCGCTGTATGACCCCAATCGCCATGCCAGAATAAAAAAAATCGACTGGGACGAGGATGGAAATCCGGTATTCGGTGAACCGGCAGCTGACGATCCTTCTTAA
- a CDS encoding carbohydrate ABC transporter permease has product MNTSRAAKQSKWVERMRIAILYAIGLLFLFPFYIAIVYSIKTPMETAESPLSFPKHISWSNYADAIEASNFFLALRNSVVTTSATVALTILVCSMGAYVIARNNNRFYTFFYYLFMSSIMLPFQVLMFPLYKTWADLHILNTLPGLITSLTGVQIGYFCFLYVGFIKTVPRELEESALLDGASRYRTFFSIIFPLLKPINMTIIVLSALGAWNDFIVSMVLVQKKAVSTLPLVQFQFFGEYTSQVNMAFAAIILSMIPIMIFYGFAQRYIIGGVTAGAVKG; this is encoded by the coding sequence TTGAACACATCGCGAGCTGCCAAGCAATCTAAGTGGGTGGAACGAATGCGCATTGCTATCCTTTATGCAATCGGCCTGCTGTTCTTGTTCCCCTTCTATATCGCAATTGTCTATTCCATTAAGACGCCGATGGAGACGGCCGAAAGTCCGCTCAGCTTTCCCAAGCACATTTCCTGGAGCAATTATGCGGATGCCATTGAAGCCTCCAACTTTTTCCTTGCGCTTCGCAACAGCGTGGTGACAACATCGGCGACGGTTGCTCTGACGATTCTCGTCTGCTCCATGGGAGCCTACGTCATTGCCCGAAACAATAACCGCTTCTATACGTTTTTCTATTATTTATTTATGTCGAGCATTATGCTGCCGTTTCAGGTGCTGATGTTTCCGCTATACAAAACCTGGGCGGACCTTCATATTTTGAATACGCTGCCGGGGCTCATCACCTCGTTGACGGGCGTGCAAATCGGTTATTTTTGCTTCCTGTATGTCGGCTTCATCAAGACGGTTCCAAGGGAGCTGGAGGAATCGGCTTTGCTGGACGGAGCTTCACGTTACCGGACTTTTTTTAGCATTATTTTTCCGCTCCTCAAGCCTATTAACATGACGATCATCGTACTTAGCGCCTTGGGGGCGTGGAATGATTTCATTGTTTCTATGGTGCTTGTGCAGAAAAAAGCGGTTTCTACGCTGCCGCTCGTGCAATTCCAGTTTTTCGGCGAATATACGTCTCAGGTAAATATGGCATTCGCAGCTATTATCCTGTCCATGATTCCTATTATGATCTTCTACGGATTCGCTCAGCGCTATATTATTGGCGGCGTAACGGCGGGCGCGGTAAAAGGCTAA